A region from the Actinoplanes sp. OR16 genome encodes:
- a CDS encoding GDSL-type esterase/lipase family protein: MLRRWQAVALAVLAAVAIACDGAGEAAPEPSKTTAAPPSSRYPSSMAALGDSITAGLGSCLAFVACGRNSWSTGAGRAVESHYRRILERNPKIEDNADNFAEPGAEADALAGQADRAVEAKAQYVTILIGANDACAGRVENMTPVRTFRKEIDRGLSRLKKGLPKSRVLMVSIPDLYRLWQVGSENEKAARVWSDGRICPSMLADPTSAAPADDERRRAVRDRIDAYNEQLRKACSAYGKRCRWDGGRAHEVRFTLDLVNEIDYFHPNVEGQNELADVVYPGRFNW; encoded by the coding sequence ATGCTTCGACGCTGGCAGGCAGTGGCACTGGCGGTTCTGGCCGCCGTCGCGATCGCCTGCGACGGCGCGGGTGAAGCCGCTCCGGAGCCTTCGAAGACCACCGCCGCCCCGCCGTCGTCGCGCTATCCGTCCTCGATGGCGGCCCTCGGCGACTCGATCACCGCGGGTCTCGGCAGCTGCCTGGCGTTCGTGGCCTGCGGCCGGAACTCCTGGTCGACCGGGGCGGGCCGGGCGGTGGAGAGCCACTACCGGCGGATCCTCGAGAGGAACCCGAAGATCGAGGACAACGCCGACAACTTCGCCGAACCGGGCGCCGAAGCGGACGCCTTGGCCGGTCAGGCCGATCGGGCCGTGGAGGCGAAGGCGCAGTACGTGACGATCCTGATCGGCGCGAACGACGCGTGCGCCGGGCGGGTGGAGAACATGACGCCGGTCCGTACGTTCCGTAAGGAGATCGACCGCGGGTTGAGCCGGCTGAAGAAGGGGCTGCCCAAGTCGCGGGTGCTGATGGTCAGCATCCCGGATCTCTACCGGCTGTGGCAGGTCGGCAGTGAGAACGAGAAGGCGGCACGGGTCTGGAGCGACGGCCGGATCTGCCCGTCGATGCTGGCCGATCCCACCTCGGCGGCCCCTGCCGACGACGAGCGGCGGCGGGCCGTCCGCGATCGGATCGACGCCTACAACGAGCAGCTGCGCAAGGCGTGCTCGGCGTACGGGAAACGCTGCCGCTGGGACGGCGGCCGGGCTCATGAGGTCAGGTTCACGCTCGACCTGGTGAACGAGATCGACTACTTCCACCCGAACGTCGAGGGCCAGAACGAGTTGGCCGATGTCGTCTATCCGGGCCGATTCAATTGGTGA
- a CDS encoding glycosyl hydrolase — MNPISRTAAALTVAGLLFAGACTSQAEARLVPAAPEKGPVVAPYVDVVSGTADIADVHEKTGLTDFSLAFVLADAAGTCTPTWGGTTAIDSGAVAGEIAAIDGIGGEVIVATGGATGTYLENSCSASDLTTAYGTALDAAGSNHLDVDIEQDVDGRVVAEALAALQAARGTAISLTLPVGGVESGLTDADVALLSTLAAAGVEVSVNAMTMNFDYDSGWGDAMTAATEAVAADLATVWPGRTEAELYAMLGVTPMIGVNDTGPVTTVANARTVLDFAEEKGLGFVRFWSVNRDNGDCGDGELSGRCSGIEQSDYAFTELFKEFG, encoded by the coding sequence ATGAATCCGATAAGTCGTACTGCCGCCGCGCTCACGGTCGCCGGATTGCTCTTCGCGGGTGCCTGCACCAGTCAGGCCGAGGCCCGGCTGGTGCCCGCCGCGCCGGAGAAGGGGCCCGTCGTGGCGCCGTACGTCGACGTGGTCAGCGGCACCGCGGACATCGCCGACGTGCACGAGAAGACCGGGCTCACCGACTTCTCGCTCGCCTTCGTGCTCGCCGACGCCGCCGGTACCTGCACGCCGACCTGGGGCGGGACGACAGCGATCGACAGCGGCGCGGTGGCCGGCGAGATCGCGGCGATCGACGGCATCGGCGGCGAGGTGATCGTCGCGACCGGCGGCGCCACCGGCACGTACCTGGAGAACTCCTGCTCGGCGAGCGATCTCACCACCGCGTACGGGACGGCGCTCGACGCGGCCGGCAGCAACCACCTCGACGTGGACATCGAGCAGGACGTCGACGGCCGGGTCGTGGCCGAGGCGCTCGCCGCGCTGCAGGCGGCCCGGGGTACCGCGATCAGCCTGACGCTGCCGGTCGGCGGCGTCGAGAGCGGGCTCACCGACGCGGACGTCGCGCTGCTCTCCACGCTCGCGGCGGCCGGCGTCGAGGTCAGCGTGAACGCGATGACGATGAACTTCGACTACGACAGCGGCTGGGGCGACGCGATGACCGCCGCCACCGAGGCGGTCGCCGCCGACCTCGCCACGGTGTGGCCCGGCCGGACCGAGGCGGAGCTGTACGCCATGCTCGGCGTCACCCCGATGATCGGTGTGAACGACACCGGGCCGGTCACCACCGTGGCGAACGCGCGTACCGTGCTCGACTTCGCCGAGGAGAAGGGGCTGGGCTTCGTCCGGTTCTGGTCGGTCAACCGGGACAACGGCGACTGCGGCGACGGCGAGCTCAGCGGCAGGTGCAGCGGGATCGAGCAGTCCGACTACGCCTTCACGGAGTTGTTCAAGGAGTTCGGCTGA